One Lagenorhynchus albirostris chromosome 7, mLagAlb1.1, whole genome shotgun sequence genomic window, AACGCTGCTGCCCCTACCCCTGTCCAAGACCTGTCACGTCCCAAACAACTGAACTCACAGGGCTGAAGTCAGGCCCCCAGGACTGCACAGCAACTTGTCGATGTATTTGCCGCACATacatgcgtgcgtgcgtgcgcgtgcgtgtgtgtgtttagaccttgattttcccatctgtgaagtggggacagTGTTAGTCCCAGACTCCTTTCTGCCTCCCAGGGATGATTTGAGAGAGAGTGAGGTCATGTCTGGGCAGGGCTCGGAGAGTCTCAGAGGCAGCCTAAGATAAATACCAGATGTCCTAACTGACCGGAAGAGCAAAGGCTGCAGCAGACCGTGTCTCCACTCCCCCCATTATCACCGGGAAAAGCGCTCCTCTCCTGTTAAGTGGACCTAGTCACCCCTGTGATGAAGAGCACATGAGAAACTTGAAAACCAATTGTAAACTGTGAAGGGCCCCACGGGCAGAAGGCCCTTGAGGGGGTATACCCAGGCCTTGGCAGATTCTGAGAGGGACAACAGAAAGTAGACTTTCTCAAGGTGTTGGGAGACAGAGCACACACCAGACTGAGTCAGGAGAAACCCCAAGACAGAACTGGAAAAgccaagggagggaggggggctgaGATAGAAACTTCCAGAACGTGAAACAAAGGTAGGTCTCCATCAGGTTTGCTCTGCATCCTCCATTCCCACAGAGGGCAGAGCACTTGCGGGTGTGGGTGGCTGAGCAGCACAGTGGACGGAAGTGGCTGAACTGGTTGGCCCCACGGTGCAGTGCTCCCAGCACCCACAGGAGCCGGGCCTGAGCCAGCCATTTTGGGGCCTGTGGACACACGTGCATGCGAACAGGAAGGCAGCATAGGCAACCTCGGAAACAGGCCGGGCAGGCAGGGTGGGGCAAGGGTGTCTGTGAGGCTAAAGTCATTTAGGGAGCAGCAGCCCTGGCCCTGGACAAAGCAGGAAGGGTGAGGAGGACAGTAGCCCAGAGTACGGGGAGGAGGAGGTCTAGCTTCAGCCTGTGCCCTGCCACTAGCTTGCTGGGTGACCTCGCGGGAGCCACATCTACCCACTAGGCCATCTGTAAGGTGGTTGGGTGGCTCCTAAAACAGACAACTGGTGAAATCCCAATAAAATCTGTGGTTTAGCGAATGGTAGTGTTCATATCAATTTCTTACGTTTCAATCATTGTGCCACAGTTCTATAAGATGTTACGGATGAAGGGGAACTGGGAACtctctgtagtatctttgtgatTCAACTGGAAACCtcaaatcatttcaaaattaaaagtctaaaaaaaaaaaataggacttccctAGCGATCCAGTGATTAAGACTAGGTGCTCTCACTGCCTAGGTCCcggattcagtccctggtcagggagctaagatcctgcaagccgcatggcatggccaaaaaaaaaaagtctaaaaaatgtacttaagggcttccctggtgacgcagtggttaagagtcctcctgccgatgcaggggacacaggttcgtgccccggtccgggatcccacatgccgcggagcggctgggcccgtgagccatggccgctaagcctgcgcgtccggagcctgtgctccgcaacgggagacgccacaacagtgagaggcctgcgtaccgaaaaaaaaaaaaaaaaagtacttgataagaaaaaaaaaggcagcattgGATATACACACTCTGAGGTCACTTCCAGCTCTGAGGTTGTGCCTCTGTGATATCCGGGCCAGTGAGCAGGGCTGGAGCAGATGGACAGTGGGATACAGGGAAGCAGAGGCCCAAAGTGCAGGGCTGGACTGAGGGGTGGCCTGCTGAACCTCCTTGAGGAAGAGGGCCACCAAGTGCCCCAAGCTGTCTCAGGGTCAGTCCCTACCTGGACCGGTTTTATTCCCAGGTCGAGTTCTGAAACATTTGGTCCACCTGCTGCTCGCTAGGAGCCAGACCCAATATGCCCTCAAGGGTGCTGTGACCTGCCATGAAAGGGGAGGCCTCAAAGAGGCCTGGACGGGAGACAGGGCCTGTCCCGGGGCCATCGCCATCTTCCCACAGGAAGGACACCGTGTTTGGGGTTCTGGGGTGACATCAGGACACGGCTATACAAGGTGAAGTGTAGGTAAGGATGGGTCACTCCGTGCCACTTGGAACGTGATCAGCTCTGAAGTGCATGTACCGGAAGGAGGAGGACAGAGGGGACAGCAAGCCCATCTGCAAAATCCATTAAACACGAAGACTGTAATGTAAATGAGGCGGCTTAAGTCAGGAAACTTggttcaagtcccagttctgccactaaaattgctgtgtgaccttgggtgacaCACTTAACCCCggcctgcctgtttcctcttctgtaaaatggaaataagtaatATCGACCCCAAAGTTGTGATAAGGGATTCAGTGAGATCCCTGGCACATAAAGTGCAGTAgttccttaattttttctttttgctttttttcctatcccgtggaaaaaatgaaaataacctaGCTTTGTAAACAATGAAGAAacctaacttttttaaaaataagagatgtTTATGGAAATCACTGCCAAGCCACTTAAGGGAATATACGCAGCCATTTAAAGTAAAGGTTACATAGCAACCCGGGaaatgattacatttttttttttttttgcggtacgcgggcctctcactgttgtggcctcccccgttgcagagcacaggctctggacgcacaggctcagcggccatggctcatcgggcccagccgctctgcggcaggtgggattctcccggaccaaggcacgaacccgtgtctgctgcaccagcaggtggactcccaaccactgcgccaccaggaaagcccgatcACAATACATTTTTACATAAGGAAACCCagcatggcttccctggtggcgcagtggttaagaatccgcctgccagtgcaggagacatgggttcgagccctgttccgggaagatcccccatgctgcggagcaactaagcccgtgctccacgactactgagcctgtgctctagcgcccgtgttccgcaacaagagaagccaccgcgatgagaagcctgtgcaccgcaacgaagagcagcccccgctctccgcaactagagaaagcccacgcacagcaaccaagacccaacacagccaaaaataaataaattaaataataaataaattttaaaaaaacaacaggaaaccCAGTACAAAGCACCCCAATTCatccatgtgtaaaacagatccCTGGAGAAAAGACTAAATAAAGGAAATACATCAGAAGACTAACAGTGGTTGGATTGGAGGTGAGTGGAGGTGGGTCtacaggtttctttttcttagtttctaaATGTTCTgaaagtatattaatttttttttttttttttttttttgcggtacacggacctctcactgttgtggcctctcccgttgtggagcacaggctccggacgcacgggcccagccgctccgcggcatgtgggatcttcccagaccggggcacgaacccgcgtcccctgcatcggcaggtggactctcaaccactgcgccaccagggaagcccagtatattaaatttataataaaaaatttatttcataaaaatacatTCCCTGAACCACTGCAGGAACAACTGTAACACGACTTGGAGGATGTTGTGGTGAGATGTACAAGGGCAGGGGAGTGGGTGGAGTCACACTAGAGggtcccggggcggggggggggctgtCAGCTGTCTCAGGTGACCGGCCAGCGGGCATGGGGCTGGCCGTGGGCACCGAGGGCAGAAGGCTGGGCAGGGCCTCTACCCGGCCAGACTCCCGGAGCTCCAGGTCAGGTGAGACAGGAGAGATGGGGTAGCCTGGAGTTCGTGGGGAGAGCGAGGGTTCCGGAATCTCTGGTGCCACACAGGGAGACGGCCTTGCTGCTGTGGCCCAGACCTCTGCCTTGCCCGCTGTCGCTGTCAGGAGTATCCTCAAGGGCAACCCCCTTGGAAGGCCCCACCTGCTTCTCTGCGGGAGGGAGggaccctgccccccaccctaaGGAGAACAGGCAGGGGTGTTTGAGGTCTCAGcctcagccccctcccaccctgctccATTTCCatgtgtcccctccctccccagtccaTGCGGCCTGCAGGAGCAGGGCCAACCACACGGCAGCATTCACAAAACAACAGCCTTTAATGGAAATCAAGAAGGAAGGAGACGAGAGGAGGGTGCAGGGATGGGGCTTCGCCCATATCAACCCCTCCAGCCAAGCCTGGGTAGTGGCCTGATACCGCCCCCTCCCCACATTTCGCAGCTCTCTGGCAAGAGGGCAGGATGTCGGTGGCCCTTGTCTAGCACGCCTGCAGTGCAAAGGGCCACCCGGGAGCCCAGGAGGATGTGGGGGGGTATAAGCAGAGCTCGGGCACAGGTGAGACAGCAGGAgatgaagcagcagcagcaggtgtTGCTTAAGCCAGAATGATTTCCGAGGACCCCAAGGAAGGGCTCTTCGTCTCCTGGGTTGGCGGGCAGGGGTTGGAGGGAGACGGTCACCCCCAGTGTGAGTCTGGTGCCATGGAGAGGAGCTGGGGCCGGAGCAAGCGCCAGCCTGCAAAGGGCAGGTGCGAGCTTCAGTGGCACTGTGCTTGTCGGCCTTAGGGCCCAGGGCAGGCGCAGGGAACGGGGTGCCCTGCTTGTGTCCAGAGTGCTGCTTGCAGGATTGAGCGGAAGTCCCCGTTCTCTGCTGAAGCTGGGCCTGGGCTAAGCACTGGTCTGCCTGCTCCCAACCCCTACCCCAGACACCTGGCATCCCCCTATTTAGCCTCTTGCAATGTTCCCACAGCCAACTTCACTGCCTGGAACACAGCCCAGTCCATCTAGGAGAAAAGGAGACGACAAGGAGTTTACAGTCATGCCCCGGGCTCTCCCTGCCGAGAACACCCTCCCTGGGCGCAGCTGTGCTGTGGGGGGAATTGGGCAGCACACTCAGGCTCCCGGCCAGTGTCACACTCACCTGGGCATAAAGCAGGCGGCAGTCAGGGGGCAGGCTGGGCCCCTGGTGGCAGAGCTGAGCAGAGAGGGCAGAGGTCTCGGGGGACAGGAAGTGCTGAGTGACACTCACGGTGCTGACCAGCCCCTGCACCTGTGCCAGGGAGGGGGCGGGCAGGAGGGTCAGTGGGGACTCAGGATGACGCACCCTGCCCCACTTGTTCCTGAAGTCTGCTTCCCCAAATGACCCCCACCCAGCTCTCAGAGAGCAGAGGCCCTGGATGCAGCACTAGTCACCCCCAAAGGGCGTGGCCCAAACCAGGCCAAAGGGATGCCAGAGACGGCACAAGCAGAGTGGGCACCCAAAGCCCAGTTGGCTTGCTGACTTCAAGACCACTAGGCTTCTCTTCCCTGCAGTGGAGGCATGACTTCCTGCTCTGCCTAGCTCCAGAGGGGAACTGAGATGGACGAGGGTGTTCTCAGAGGGACTGAGAACACGCTGGGGAATGCTTCCGATATTCTGAGCTCTCCGCAGGGCCCCCGCCTGCACGCGCGGGGGAAGCACCTGGTGGGGAGCCCCCGCGGGCACCAGCACGGCTTCTCCGGGGGCCTGCAGCAGAGTCCAGCAGCTCACACCCCACTCCTCCCGCAGGCGCCGCCGCAGCCCTGCGTCCAGGTAGCAGCTGCCCGGGGTGCCAGGCTCCAAGTTTCCAGCCCCGGCCGGGCACACCTCAAAGAAAAGGAGGAATGAGCAAGGCGGGAGGCTAGGGCGGGGCTGCAGGAAGATGGGGCATGGGCTGCCCAAAGGCCAGAGGCACAGGAAAGAGCTGCAGGGGTCAAGTCTTGAAGGGCAGGGGGAGGACGTAGGGgtgggagagaaaggagcaggATGGTGAAGGGCTGGGGTCACTCAGGTTGGCAGAATAGAGATTTGGCTGGAAGGAGCTGAGAGGAAAGGATTAAGGGCTCTGAGGCTGGGGGTCTAAATCCCCTCTTTTCCCAGGGCTAGATGCCTTGAGTAGCCTCtgtggccctggccctgggcccTCTGCTCCCTCCTTCAAAGGTACCCCTTTCTCCAAAACCCAGGAAGACGTCCTGCATAACCTCAACTCAGAAACTGTCTATACCAGGAGCTCTTAATTGTGGAGTCCTGTGAAGATCCTGAACCGTGTGCTAAACTGTGGGTGAGCAGGTAGCTGTATGTCCCTGGGGAGACAATCCAAAGCATTCGTCAGATTCTTCTGTGATCCCAGATCCACGGAAGTTCTGACTCCCCAGTGGATGGACCGACCAGCTTGCCTGTCCAGGCTGAGGCCCCCACAGCTTTGGGGGCCTTCACCAGTCCAACCAGAGCGGGGAGCTCCTTGGGTAGATGGGACCTCGTGGAGGCCAGGGCCCAAGGAACACCTGCAGAGGTGAACCCAGCATCGTGCTTCAGCTGCCCATCAGCTCCATCCAGCCCTTCAGCTAGAACTTCAGCCATTACTCCTGGGCTTAGGGCTCAGGCCTCCAAGACCAGGCCATGGGAAGAGGGGAGGCTGGTGAGTCAGGCTGGACCCTAGGGTAACCCCAGGCAGGTGCCAAGGAAGTCCAGCCTGGAACTAGAGCAGTGTTTCCCAGGCCACCCAGTGAGAACATGCCCCTCAGACCTTCCCGGTGAATTACCGGGCTTGGCTATGCGGGACTGCCCACAGCCAGCCACACCCAGCTCAGACAAGGCCATCTATGTATGAAGGCGTGCTGCTGTCTGCTCCCCTCTGCGTGTTCCAGCACCTGTGTGAGTCCATCCGTGTGTGTGCATCTCCCGTGGGCAGGAGGGTGGCAGTGGACAGCCACGTTGACACCTGCACGtccgtgtgtgtgcatgtgcctgAGCAGGGGTGACACTTGGTGGGCGTCCTTTCCCCAGGACAGTCAGGGCTCAGCTGGACTTTGGAACCACGGGGCCTTGCCCACCTCCTGCTCACCCCCTCCTCttctcctgccctgccccctctcctggCCCCATGTCTCTCTCCACCTACCACACTGCCCCCCCCAGCCCTTCCTTGCTAGCACCTCAAAGGGCACCTCCTCATAAGGTGCAGATTTCCGAGAGGGGAGCAGTGGGACGGATTCTCAGGTGAGCTTCCTGTTGCCCTTCGGCCAGCCCCACCTAGAGCCTGCAGCGGGGAGGCTGCCTGCCCCCAGGGGGAGCACAGTGTAGCGACCCGGGCTGGGAACAGCCACAAGCTTGGGTCCCAGCTTTACCACtcagcctcagtgttctcacctgcaaaatgggaaagcagCAGTACCTACCACACGGGGTGGTTGTGACAATTAACAGAGATAATGTACCCAAGGCCCTGAGCACAGTGCCCAGCCTGTGGCATCTCTTGCTTCATTTCATCACTAGGTCCCCCACTTTCTGTGTGCCCCACCGCACACCTCTTAGGAGGGCCTAGTCTGCCTTCTCTGCACCAGTGGAGTCCAGCTCACCTGAGGCAAGGGAGCGAGCACACGgggcacacacacagagggagagcttctggggctggaaggggaaggggagagctCCCGGCTCCCTCCTCACCATCTGGAGGAAGCGGCGGATGCGCTGGGCGTCCTGTGCCCGGAACACGTGCCACACGGTGCTGACCTGGCTGCCCGGAGACCAGAGCCCCTCCCCGTCCAGGGCTGAGAGGAAATCTGGGGGAGAAAGACAGCTCAGGAGGGCCCAGGGCCAGCAGAGACAGCACCTCGCATCTGCAGCCTGCGCCAACCCTTGCTTCCGGCCAAGGACGCACCTTTCTGTGTCCGGTGCCAGGCAGGCAGTGGGGCTTCAGCACGTACCAGGACACTGACCAGGTCGGTCACCTCCACACAGAGGTTCTTGGTCCCCAGGTGCCCACACTGTGGGCTCACACCTGTATGGAGGTAGAGAAAAGACACTTGGGAATGGGCCCCAGGACCTCGGCACTGACGCACGTGTTCTCGGAGATGACAGGAAGTGGGTAGGGACTGGGCAGGAATGGAGTGGACACTCACCATAGGCCGCCCACAGCTGGGGCTCCAGTGGTCGCAGGACAGAGCCCCAAGGGAGGTAGGAGGCCAGGTTGAGTTTCCCATGGCGCGCACAGTACTCTGGGAGTGGCAGGCTGGCAGCCAGGCTCTCCACCCTGTGTGTATGGGGGGCGGTGTCATGCCCAGCAGGCTCAATCCAGGCACCGGAGACCCCGTCGAAGCCCCCAAAGCTAGAGTAACTTCCCAAGGCAAGCACAGAGCACTGAGCATCACAGGGCcgaggaggagaggcagggaggcccgGCCAGCCAGCCCTATGGTACCACACACCTGCTGGTGTCCTCGTCCCCCAGAGCTCTGTGCAGCAGGAAGACTGAGCCTTCATCTGACTTTGGGCGAACTAGGGGAAGAGACAGAAAGGCCATTGGCCCAGGGAGGAACCTCCTTGGCCCAGAGGCCCTCCTCCCGTGGCAGCAACAGAGTCCAGTTTCTGCTCTGAGCTCTGCTTCCAGCTGCCCCCAGGGTCACTCTGGGACTTCGATGCCCCCCCAGCATCATAGGGGCTCCCAGCTCCTCTACCCCACATCAGGGATACTCACTCTCAGGCCGGGAGAATCCCTCCCAGAACGTTGTGCTGCCCAGGCTTGCGGGCTGGGGAGGTCTGAGGGGGGTCAGTTCCTGCACCTGGCCTCCAAGCGCCCCTAGGGCTTCTGTCCCCCACAGGTGGCCTTGCAATGTCCCCTGAATCCCTGACACCAACACGGGCTGTAGTGGGGAAAGAAAGGGGGACACGGGCAGAATGGATGGGGTACCCAACATGGCCAGGCCGGGGCATGTTGTAGGGGCACCAGAACGGCGTGGGGACAGGCCCTGTTTTTCCCTCCGAGTGACGGACCAGGTCTGCCTGGGCCTTGGGACCAAGGCCCTGAGGGTAGGTGAGGCTGTGAGAGCTGGGAAACTCACCTGGCCCTGCCTCCAGTGCTCCTGGAAGAGGTGGAAGCCTCGCGGAGGCCTGGGCTCCTGCAGCCACAGCAAAGCCCCGGGGGGAGGCAGCCGGGACCGCACCGGTGAGAGGGgcaggcccggcccggcccgcagCCCCGGCCCCAGGGCTCTCTCCTGAATCTTCCGTTCCACTACCTGCGCGATGATGCTGTCCAGGATGTTGGTGATGCGGTCGTcctgcggggagggaggggcggagaGGCAGGCGTGCTCAGGACCTGCCTGACCCTGCAGGGAAGGCCAGCCCAGTTTtggccccaggcccccagccctcccttcGGGCCCTCGCTCACGCTGGGCAGGGCCGGAGTGACAGGAGCGAAGGCCATGTGTATCCGTTCGTGCCCCAAGCAGAGTTTGACAGCAGTGGAGGCCAGTAGTTCACAGAGAGAGGGACAAGGCAGGGGCCCTTGGCCAGCACGGTCCTCTGCCGGGGTCTCTCTGGAGTCTGGGGTCTCTGTGAGGAAGGAGAGCGGTGAGGGTCTTCACCTTTCTCTCGAGGCTCCATTGCCCATgtgctcttccctcctctcccggCGGAGTCTGCTCTGTCCTCACTGGCACTGCCCATCTCAACTCTGGTCTGGATGCACTTGCCTCCCACCAGCCTTCCTGCCAGCGTGTCTAGGACCTCTCCAAGGAGGGGCTCAGAACAGGGGTCTGGCTGGAGACGGGTTAGGAGGCTTGTCCTagattttatttagatttattttctttggaatgaCTTGAGAAGAGAGATGGTGACggcggggctggggggatggCTAAAGCCATTCCAATCTCTCCTGGGGATTCCAGCCTGGCTCAGCCTCCCCCGCACAGTCTGAGCAAGGCGCAGGGGGCTGCTCACCCTCTTTAATGTCCTTGGTCCTGTTGGTATCCCTGTTGCAGGAAGGTTGTGGAGTTGGGGGAGTTTTCTCCGTCGGCTCCTTCTGTTAAACCCAGccgccacccacccccatccaaccagagatttaaaaatggcaaatgcATCTCAATCCAATTCAACCCACAGGTATTAACAGTAGACTCAATGTTAAGTCCTAAAGTCGTGTTTACAAGGAGTGAAATGTCATACGATACAACGTTAGGTGGAAAAAAGTTGCCCGTGGACTTATGCATACAGCACGATCTAAAGTATACTCAAAAGAGGCTGGAATAAATATACAGGCGAATGACTGGAAAGAAATTGTCAAAATGGTAACGGTGGTATTGTAAGCCACTGCTGTTTTCTTCCTTATCCttgtctgtattttccaaattttccacaGTGGGAATGTgtacggtgcctggcacacaaaaggcatttgataaaccCTCTCTTGAATAAatgacttttataataaaaacatgaaCTTCATAAAAACTCTGTGAAACGCACACTGAGCACCTGCTCCGTGTCAGGTGTGGGGAATGCTGAGAAGGTGGGCCGACACTCCACCTGTAGGGGCCTGCGCCTGGGGAGTGGAAAGACGGGACTCCAGCAGCTCTAGCAAGATGCTGGAACGAGCACAGACAGGGTGGGACCTCCAGGCAGACAGAGAGTGCGGACTGctgctgggcggggtggggggaggtggggcggAGGCTAGAGCTCTCATGGATCCTCATCCCcaggggaagaagagaagaagcctGATTTCACCCAGCTTCCATGTACCTCTTCGTTCCCCTCGAAAGAGAAGGACCAAACCCTGCCAAAGTTAGGAATTTGCAGACACACCGCCTAACCCTGGGGCGCACCAGCCAGTGCCCTGTCCCGTGCCCTGCTTCTTACCTGCTGGCCCCCATCCCCAGGGGTCCACATCCGGGCATCAGCTTGGCAGGGGCAGTGCCCCCGGATGTCAAACTTGACCCAGACCTGGTGCATTGCAGTGCTCAATTCCGCCATAGCtgtgagggggagaggggagatggaATTTGCCAGTGACTGCAGACAGGGGGCCACTTCCATGCTGCTCGGCCTCATCAACCAGGAGAGCATGGGATCGGGCTGAGAGACATCCAAACAGGAAGCTGGTCTCCCCCAGGACCTGCCCTCTGTACGCCCCACCCCTCCAAGAGGGCTCACCCTGGCTGGAGACAAACTGGGTGAGCATCAGGGAACAGGCACTGTGCCCAGCCTCCTGGGTACACTTCTCCATGGACTGTTCCTGAGAGCCTGTTGGGGGTAGGAAAGGAGAAGCTGCAGGTCAGGAAATCAAGATAAACCCAGGTTAAGGTCAGGGAAGAAGAGCAAGGGCATGATATCAAAATCGGGGACCTTGAGAATCTACAAAACATGGGCTTTCTGGGAAACCTGAGTTCCCTAGTGACATAGGATCCTTTGCTTGCAGAACGCAGAGCCGTTAATATGCTGAGTGCGTTGCAAGATGCAAGACAATCATGTAGAAATATGGTATTCCGAAAGGTTTCTGACCCTGGCACTCTTTTTGGCCACGTCTATTGGAACACTGGGAAATTTCAAGTGTTGAGGTGGCGGAATTGAGCCAAGGGAGAGAAAGCTGAGAACCTTGAAGAGAGCAGGACTTGGAATCAGAAGACCTGCCTTTAAATCCTGGGCCCAGCACTtacgagctgtgtgaccttgcacaagtcacttaacttctctgagtttttctcatctggaaaacggAGGCAGTAATACCTACTTCACAGTGTTGTGAGGTTTCAAAAGGTGCAAGCTGAACAAGGTAGGAGATAGAGGGTAGGCGCTCGGCTTCTTCTAAGGATATGGGTATGGCCCTCTGATCTGGGGAGAGGAAACGGTCTGCTCTAACGGGCATTGAGCAGTGGTAGCCGAGGCTGCGGAGGGAGACTTTCTCAGGGAGCCACAGCCAAGAAATGaccatgaactttttttttttttttttttttttgccatgccacgtgcgggatcttagttccccaaccaggtatcaaacccgtggcccctgcagtggaagtgcagtcttaaccactggactgccacggaagTCCCTGGCCACGAACTCTAGAGCAACCCTTCCGAAGCCCCCAGCTCCTTTCCCACCTTCTTTCTCCCTGGTCCTCCAAGCGCCCGCCACGCGACCACAGGCCACACACAGCCGGTGGCTGCAGCAGGGGCATCGCCAGTGGGTGTTGAAGAGTCCGTGGTGGCAGCGGCTACAGCAACGTGGAATGCCTGGGTTGTCCTCTGTCCCGGCTGGCCCCTGGCCTGCTGACCACAGGAGAGAACAGGGTCAGAGGGGCCTCAAGGCAGTGGCCCCTTTGAGGACCTCATGTGGGAGGCCTCCAGGAAGGGATGGACACACAGGAACAGTTTCCACTGAGGGGCTGCCCCAGAAGGGAGACAGGCTCCCTTACAGGCACCCTTGAGTGCCCGACAGCCCCTGTAAAGAACCTACTCGCCGCACCGTCCGTCTGCAGCCAACCCTCCCAGGCCATGCAGGCTGCACGTCCCTGGCGCCCGCCCCAGGGCTCCCTGAGCCACAGGACTCCCAAAACAGtccttcctccccccagcccacaACACAGTGGTGCTTCCTCAGGGGATTCCCCTGTATCTCAGAAGAGGAAACCTTGGGGGGCTGCTCCTTCCCTCACCCAGAGTAGACCAAGCCCTTGCTGGTAAGTGGGAGGTTGCCAGTGTGCACACGTTCACATAC contains:
- the HR gene encoding lysine-specific demethylase hairless isoform X2, translating into MLQGLPLGEPHEGRRVMESTPSFLKDSPAWEKTAPENGIVGPEPDTPPQDGLSPAALCLGEPAPFWRGVLSTPDSWLPPGFPQIPKDTIPLVEGKGSRNGERKASWSGSKGALRWKEAMLTQPLAFRGSACPPCYGPLIPEHNGGPPKSDPVAFRPFHCPFLLETKILEQAPFWVPSCLPPYLVSSLPAERPCDWPLTPHPWGCSGVQPKVPSAFGLGSKGFYRKDPSILRLAKEPLATVEPGLLGSAPGGHLRRTGEVERPSLHQRDGETGVGRHQDLCPRVLGHPDTVPPTPWPTCSPGLVHGNVWAVPGGGSFGYQLGPSATSRCPSPGPPTTQVDRCSLHPPARDGGVGPCGKYQEDLEGGTSGPSESSEEVNKAPGPRACPPSHHTKLKKTWLTRHSEQFGCPDSCSGEEESPAAQLRALKRVSSPEVQGAVGSPAAKRPSGPFPGSAGQGARGWQELLDSSFGNKAEAEQRDDHRGPRDIRASLQDPGLQETPCAAPPAGMTQRQSCAQAAGEAGGLACHSQPVPRLPLGGEQRQEEDSAASSEGGGSGPEEAGLSMGLAKHLLSALGDRLCRVLRREREVLAWAQREGQGPAGTEDNPGIPRCCSRCHHGLFNTHWRCPCCSHRLCVACGRVAGAWRTREKEGSQEQSMEKCTQEAGHSACSLMLTQFVSSQAMAELSTAMHQVWVKFDIRGHCPCQADARMWTPGDGGQQKEPTEKTPPTPQPSCNRDTNRTKDIKEETPDSRETPAEDRAGQGPLPCPSLCELLASTAVKLCLGHERIHMAFAPVTPALPSDDRITNILDSIIAQVVERKIQERALGPGLRAGPGLPLSPVRSRLPPPGALLWLQEPRPPRGFHLFQEHWRQGQPVLVSGIQGTLQGHLWGTEALGALGGQVQELTPLRPPQPASLGSTTFWEGFSRPEIRPKSDEGSVFLLHRALGDEDTSRVESLAASLPLPEYCARHGKLNLASYLPWGSVLRPLEPQLWAAYGVSPQCGHLGTKNLCVEVTDLVSVLVRAEAPLPAWHRTQKDFLSALDGEGLWSPGSQVSTVWHVFRAQDAQRIRRFLQMVCPAGAGNLEPGTPGSCYLDAGLRRRLREEWGVSCWTLLQAPGEAVLVPAGAPHQVQGLVSTVSVTQHFLSPETSALSAQLCHQGPSLPPDCRLLYAQMDWAVFQAVKLAVGTLQEAK
- the HR gene encoding lysine-specific demethylase hairless isoform X1, with the translated sequence MLQGLPLGEPHEGRRVMESTPSFLKDSPAWEKTAPENGIVGPEPDTPPQDGLSPAALCLGEPAPFWRGVLSTPDSWLPPGFPQIPKDTIPLVEGKGSRNGERKASWSGSKGALRWKEAMLTQPLAFRGSACPPCYGPLIPEHNGGPPKSDPVAFRPFHCPFLLETKILEQAPFWVPSCLPPYLVSSLPAERPCDWPLTPHPWGCSGVQPKVPSAFGLGSKGFYRKDPSILRLAKEPLATVEPGLLGSAPGGHLRRTGEVERPSLHQRDGETGVGRHQDLCPRVLGHPDTVPPTPWPTCSPGLVHGNVWAVPGGGSFGYQLGPSATSRCPSPGPPTTQVDRCSLHPPARDGGVGPCGKYQEDLEGGTSGPSESSEEVNKAPGPRACPPSHHTKLKKTWLTRHSEQFGCPDSCSGEEESPAAQLRALKRVSSPEVQGAVGSPAAKRPSGPFPGSAGQGARGWQELLDSSFGNKAEAEQRDDHRGPRDIRASLQDPGLQETPCAAPPAGMTQRQSCAQAAGEAGGLACHSQPVPRLPLGGEQRQEEDSAASSEGGGSGPEEAGLSMGLAKHLLSALGDRLCRVLRREREVLAWAQREAGQGPAGTEDNPGIPRCCSRCHHGLFNTHWRCPCCSHRLCVACGRVAGAWRTREKEGSQEQSMEKCTQEAGHSACSLMLTQFVSSQAMAELSTAMHQVWVKFDIRGHCPCQADARMWTPGDGGQQKEPTEKTPPTPQPSCNRDTNRTKDIKEETPDSRETPAEDRAGQGPLPCPSLCELLASTAVKLCLGHERIHMAFAPVTPALPSDDRITNILDSIIAQVVERKIQERALGPGLRAGPGLPLSPVRSRLPPPGALLWLQEPRPPRGFHLFQEHWRQGQPVLVSGIQGTLQGHLWGTEALGALGGQVQELTPLRPPQPASLGSTTFWEGFSRPEIRPKSDEGSVFLLHRALGDEDTSRVESLAASLPLPEYCARHGKLNLASYLPWGSVLRPLEPQLWAAYGVSPQCGHLGTKNLCVEVTDLVSVLVRAEAPLPAWHRTQKDFLSALDGEGLWSPGSQVSTVWHVFRAQDAQRIRRFLQMVCPAGAGNLEPGTPGSCYLDAGLRRRLREEWGVSCWTLLQAPGEAVLVPAGAPHQVQGLVSTVSVTQHFLSPETSALSAQLCHQGPSLPPDCRLLYAQMDWAVFQAVKLAVGTLQEAK